AGCTAGTTTCTATAAGTAGCATAGCAATCAATACTGTTACTAGGGTGGTCAGAAATAGTCCTAGACCTGGAAAGATCAAGAAGGGTGTAAGTAGTAGCAAGCTTATCAGGGTGACTATTAGATAGTAAGGGATAGCTTTTAAGATTATTTTACCTGAAAGCAGAGACCAACTTTGATTGAGAGCCTTGAATACCGGTAGGTCAAGTTTGAGCACTAGGACAAAGGTCAGACTAAATCTGATTAAAATATAGACCCCGATCAAGATAATAATAATCCCTAGTACCAAAAGTAAAATATTACTTCCTACTTGAGTAGCAATTAATGAGCTAAAGATAATCAGATAAAGCCAAGGGAGGCTAATAGCCAAGCTGATAATTAAGCTCGCCAGATAGCTCAAAAAGGTTGTATTGGCCTTGCGCATTGCCTGAGACCATTTGGCACTAGGGTCAACAGAGTCAATATTTAGAACTAGCCAAGAAACTGAAAACACGAGATAAAGATTGATGATACCGACGCTAGTGTCGCCGTTGGCAAGATAGCTAATGATCGTAATAGCTAGAATTGGCAACCAGCTAAATTTTAGAGATCGGAACATTCTAGAGTAACTAATTTTGACCAGACTCATTGATCCATTGACCTTAGTATCTTAATTCTTTGATCAATCGGTGGATGGGTCGAGAATAGTCGAGCTAGATTGGTAGACTTGAGTGGATTGGCAATAAAGAGATGAGCGGAGCTTGGACTAGCTTGGGACAACTGAGAATGGCCTGATATTTTCTCAAGAGCACTGGCAAGACCTTCTGGATAACGAGTAAGCATAGCTGATGAGGCGTCGGCTAGATACTCCCGCTTGCGGGAGATGGCCAGCTTGATTAGATTTGCAACTATTGGGGCAATGACTAGTCCAGCGATCATAAGGACTAGCCCAATTGGATTGCTGGAGCGGTTGTCATCGTCTCTGCCAAAAAGATTTAGTCTGGTCACCCAATTGGTTAAGAGGGAGATAATCCCGACGAGAGCAATGATAATTGTCATGATTCGGATGTCGTAATTCTTGATATGGGAGAGTTCGTGGCCAATTACGCCTTCGAGTTCGGTTTGATCTAAAGCATTAATGATGCCGGTAGTCATTGCGATATGGGCATGTTCGGGGTCTCGACCTGTGGCAAAGGCATTGAGAGCTGGATCGTTGATGATGTAAACTTTTGGCATCGGTAAGCCAGCTGTAATAGTCAGATTTTCTACCATCCGGTAGATCTCTGGG
Above is a window of Candidatus Saccharibacteria bacterium DNA encoding:
- the htpX gene encoding zinc metalloprotease HtpX, with protein sequence MYHQIASNKRKTWLLIIGFIILLSAISYGLYLYYGDPSIIVTGTIFSIIYSYISYRGSAKLALSVNHARPIEKSDAPEIYRMVENLTITAGLPMPKVYIINDPALNAFATGRDPEHAHIAMTTGIINALDQTELEGVIGHELSHIKNYDIRIMTIIIALVGIISLLTNWVTRLNLFGRDDDNRSSNPIGLVLMIAGLVIAPIVANLIKLAISRKREYLADASSAMLTRYPEGLASALEKISGHSQLSQASPSSAHLFIANPLKSTNLARLFSTHPPIDQRIKILRSMDQ